The following are from one region of the Coccinella septempunctata chromosome 7, icCocSept1.1, whole genome shotgun sequence genome:
- the LOC123317630 gene encoding putative nuclease HARBI1 has translation MNDNNNIALFMGLLLEENHNRNFMRIERRRLRDQKNPFEMPDAQFIKMFRLKKQCTINLINALQQFLPTKNANAIALPKKVLITLNFLATGSFQNSVGSNTWLSASQPSVSRAVNEICSTIAEYLLPTWVQFPTTEESIRLVKQGFFLKYWFRGVLGAVDGTHVEILAPPENDINHPPYVYINRKGKHSINVMLISDVDCRILAVNARFPVIQICF, from the exons atgaatgataataataatatcgctTTGTTTATGGGGTTGTTATTAGAAGAAAACCATAACAG GAACTTTATGAGAATTGAAAGGAGAAGGTTGCGTGATCAAAAGAATCCTTTCGAAATGCCGGATGCTCAGTTTATAAAAATGTTTAGACTGAAGAAGCAGTGCACCATAAACTTAATAAATGCTTTACAGCAATTTTTACCCACAAAAAATGCAAATGCTATTGCATTACCCAAAAAA GTGTTGATTACTCTCAACTTTTTGGCCACAGGGTCTTTCCAGAATTCTGTAGGTTCCAATACCTGGTTATCAGCAAGTCAACCTTCAGTAAGTAGAGCGGTAAATGAAATTTGTTCTACAATTGCTGAGTATTTATTACCCACTTGGGTTCAGTTTCCTACTACCGAGGAGTCAATTAGACTGGTCAAACAGGG ATTCTTCTTAAAATATTGGTTCAGAGGTGTTTTAGGAGCAGTTGATGGAACTCATGTGGAAATTCTTGCACCTcctgaaaatgacattaatcACCCCCCATACGTTTATATTAACCGGAAAGGAAAACATTCCATCAATGTTATGCTG atttcagatgTTGATTGCAGAATATTAGCCGTTAATGCCCGTTTTCCTGTCATACAAATATGCTTTTAA